The Loxodonta africana isolate mLoxAfr1 chromosome 18, mLoxAfr1.hap2, whole genome shotgun sequence genome includes the window TCTTGTATTTTTTCTGTAACTCTTCGATTTCTTTTTGAAGAAGCTGAAATTCTTCCTCACTGTAAGAATGCATCTCCTGGGATTTATCTTCAGGAAGCAAAATGTTTGGAGGAATACGCAAGATCAGTTGCAAAAACAGCTGCTCCATTCTGCCAAAGAGGTTATCAAAACGTCCCTTCATGAAGCTGAGAAATTTCTCTGTGCATTTACGAATCTGGACTGGGGTAATGTCAGAGTCTGAGATGCCATCCAGCTTCTTCAGAATAACCTGTTCAACAGCCTGCATCACTTCAAATAGGTAGTCTTGAAATGCAATGTAGATCCTAAGCATGCAAGTTTGTGGTGTGAAGCCAAAGAACTGGGCCTCATATGTCATTGGATCGACAGACATCTTGGCTTCTTTACTAGAAGGTCATGAAAAATCTGCaaatgtgaaaagaaaaataattgtcaGACTAAAAAATCAACTGAGGAAAGAAACAAACCACAACATTACACATAGCAAAAAAACaagcaaggaaataaaaaataaggagTTTG containing:
- the MIS12 gene encoding protein MIS12 homolog → MSVDPMTYEAQFFGFTPQTCMLRIYIAFQDYLFEVMQAVEQVILKKLDGISDSDITPVQIRKCTEKFLSFMKGRFDNLFGRMEQLFLQLILRIPPNILLPEDKSQEMHSYSEEEFQLLQKEIEELQKKYKTELCAKQALLAELEEQKIVQAKLKQTLTLFDELTNVGRDHGISDFRESLVSLVQNSRKLQNIRVVIEKEGERLKTS